One window of the Thermococcus sp. P6 genome contains the following:
- the pyk gene encoding pyruvate kinase: MRLPPHKTKIVATLGPASMKKDTIEKMIKAGMSVARVNFSHGDLDQHARTVELVRKVSERLNRPVAILGDLPGVKIRVGEIQGGSVTLRRWQTVVLTTRDVIGTEAEIPVQFKDFPRMVSKGDLIYLSDGFITLRVEDVREQDVVCKVLVGGTLFSHKGINVPRARMAIDAVTDKDLEFIRFAIETGIDAVGVSFVGSAYDIIKVRRFVSENNGDLFIVAKIERPDAVRNFDDILNASDGIMVARGDLGVEMPIEKLPILQKKMISRANVAGKPVITATQMLESMTEEKLPTRAEVTDVANAILDGTDAVMLSEETAVGKYPVDAVRTMARISKATEAYRESQWSTRILEWKMTGLSEKGPKKGTIKDTIARSIMEALTSMNIKYILTPTRTGETARLISRFKPKQWILAFATRESVARRLMFSYGVYPFTVKETSEDEILDLIRSLGIVKDNDVVLLTKGTPIGRTAGTNTIRIFMV, encoded by the coding sequence ATGAGGCTCCCTCCCCATAAGACCAAGATAGTGGCCACCCTTGGACCGGCATCGATGAAGAAGGACACCATCGAGAAAATGATAAAAGCCGGTATGAGCGTTGCAAGGGTAAACTTCTCCCATGGCGATCTTGACCAGCACGCCCGAACGGTTGAACTTGTCAGGAAGGTATCGGAGAGGCTGAACCGCCCCGTGGCAATTCTTGGGGACCTTCCCGGCGTAAAAATCCGCGTTGGTGAAATACAGGGCGGTTCCGTTACGCTGAGACGGTGGCAGACGGTCGTTCTGACGACGAGGGACGTAATAGGGACCGAGGCCGAGATACCCGTCCAGTTCAAGGATTTTCCCCGGATGGTCTCCAAAGGGGACCTCATCTACCTGAGCGACGGCTTCATAACGCTCCGCGTGGAAGACGTTCGCGAGCAGGATGTGGTGTGTAAGGTCCTCGTGGGCGGAACGCTCTTCTCCCACAAGGGCATCAACGTGCCGAGGGCGAGAATGGCGATCGATGCGGTAACCGACAAGGACCTCGAGTTCATCAGGTTCGCCATCGAGACGGGCATAGATGCCGTGGGGGTGAGCTTCGTCGGTTCCGCCTACGACATCATAAAGGTCAGGAGGTTCGTCAGCGAGAACAACGGGGACCTGTTCATAGTGGCCAAGATAGAGAGGCCCGACGCCGTGAGGAACTTCGATGACATTCTCAACGCCTCCGACGGGATAATGGTGGCGAGGGGAGATCTGGGCGTTGAGATGCCGATTGAAAAGCTCCCGATCCTCCAGAAGAAGATGATAAGCAGGGCCAACGTTGCGGGCAAACCCGTCATAACCGCCACCCAGATGCTGGAGAGCATGACCGAGGAGAAGCTGCCGACGAGGGCGGAAGTTACCGACGTGGCAAATGCGATCCTCGACGGGACCGATGCGGTGATGCTCTCCGAGGAAACGGCCGTTGGAAAGTATCCCGTAGATGCCGTCAGGACGATGGCGAGGATATCGAAAGCCACGGAGGCCTACCGGGAATCCCAGTGGTCAACCCGCATACTCGAGTGGAAGATGACGGGCCTGAGCGAGAAAGGGCCCAAGAAGGGTACCATAAAGGACACGATCGCGAGGAGCATAATGGAGGCACTGACCTCGATGAACATCAAGTACATCCTGACCCCGACGAGGACCGGCGAAACGGCCCGCCTCATATCCCGCTTCAAGCCGAAGCAGTGGATTCTGGCCTTCGCAACGAGGGAGTCCGTTGCAAGGAGGCTGATGTTCTCCTACGGCGTTTACCCCTTCACCGTAAAGGAAACCAGCGAGGATGAGATACTGGACCTGATAAGGTCCCTCGGCATAGTGAAGGACAACGACGTCGTCCTCCTGACCAAGGGAACGCCGATAGGCAGAACCGCCGGGACGAACACCATCAGGATATTCATGGTATGA
- a CDS encoding single- stranded DNA-binding family protein, which produces MRLSTGFVRASGYAHKVRRVLFALTKKKVDPGEVLRAAGELNQRIFERFQELGVDRGDVVRITVPFRIENGSILWDYEGLNVEVYRKDREKNLAMAMEEVEERERELENTVKELEELALRLKETVEDMIEKVEELKREHTSLKLREEE; this is translated from the coding sequence ATGAGGCTGAGCACCGGTTTCGTCCGCGCTTCTGGATACGCGCATAAGGTGAGGCGCGTCCTCTTTGCGTTGACGAAGAAGAAGGTCGATCCGGGGGAAGTTCTCAGGGCGGCGGGGGAACTGAACCAGAGGATCTTTGAAAGGTTTCAGGAGCTCGGGGTTGACAGGGGTGACGTCGTGAGGATAACGGTACCCTTCAGGATAGAGAACGGTTCCATCCTGTGGGACTACGAGGGCCTGAACGTCGAGGTCTACAGAAAGGACAGGGAGAAGAACCTCGCGATGGCCATGGAAGAAGTCGAGGAACGCGAGAGGGAGCTCGAGAATACCGTGAAGGAGCTCGAGGAACTGGCACTTCGGCTCAAGGAGACTGTGGAGGACATGATCGAGAAGGTGGAGGAACTGAAGAGGGAGCACACCTCCCTCAAGCTCAGGGAAGAGGAATAA
- a CDS encoding MTH1187 family thiamine-binding protein, protein MAIAELCLFPLGTSTPGVGKYLEPVIEVIKASGLKYRVCPMGTVVEGSVEEILNLVKACHEAILKAGAKRVVISLKIDDRIDKPLTIEGKMRV, encoded by the coding sequence ATGGCCATAGCTGAGCTGTGCCTCTTCCCCCTTGGAACCTCCACGCCGGGCGTTGGAAAGTACCTCGAGCCCGTGATAGAGGTTATCAAGGCCAGCGGGCTCAAGTACAGGGTGTGCCCGATGGGGACGGTAGTCGAGGGTTCCGTGGAGGAGATTCTCAACCTCGTTAAGGCCTGCCACGAAGCCATTTTAAAAGCCGGGGCGAAGAGGGTCGTGATAAGCCTGAAGATCGATGACAGGATCGATAAACCCCTGACGATCGAGGGAAAGATGAGGGTCTAA
- a CDS encoding adenylate kinase, whose amino-acid sequence MNVLIFGPPGSGKSTHSQRITERYGLTYISSGDMIRSEIERKSPLGVEMERYLARGELIPDTVVNTLIISRLRRDRKNFLIDGYPRTAEQVLALENYLYDHGMKIDLAMEISISKKESVERISGRRICSSCGAVYHVKYNPPKVPGKCDVCGGRLVQREDDRPEVVKKRYDLYVKNMEPIIKFYRKQGIYVRVDGHGGIEEVWERIRPLLDYISNRESVSG is encoded by the coding sequence ATGAACGTCCTCATATTCGGCCCGCCCGGAAGCGGCAAATCAACCCATTCCCAGAGAATAACCGAGCGCTACGGTCTCACCTACATATCCTCCGGGGACATGATACGCTCAGAGATCGAGCGTAAGAGCCCCCTCGGGGTCGAGATGGAAAGGTATCTTGCGAGGGGAGAGCTGATACCGGACACGGTCGTCAACACCCTGATAATCTCCCGGCTCAGGCGCGATAGAAAAAACTTCCTAATAGACGGCTACCCGAGGACAGCGGAGCAGGTTCTGGCGCTCGAGAACTACCTCTACGACCACGGCATGAAGATAGACCTCGCCATGGAGATATCGATTTCAAAGAAGGAGAGCGTCGAGAGGATCTCCGGAAGGAGGATCTGTTCAAGCTGCGGTGCCGTTTATCACGTTAAATACAACCCTCCAAAGGTCCCGGGGAAATGCGACGTCTGCGGCGGAAGGCTCGTTCAGAGGGAGGACGACAGGCCAGAGGTGGTAAAAAAGAGGTACGACCTCTACGTGAAAAACATGGAGCCCATAATCAAGTTCTACAGGAAGCAGGGCATCTACGTCAGGGTGGACGGGCACGGTGGAATAGAGGAGGTCTGGGAGAGGATAAGGCCCCTTCTGGACTACATAAGCAACAGGGAATCCGTATCCGGGTAG
- the glmS gene encoding glutamine--fructose-6-phosphate transaminase (isomerizing) has translation MCGIIGYVGDRKACEVIVRGLKRLEYRGYDSAGIVTGDNGRLYIKKGAGRVDELREKLGFLQMPGKIGIGHTRWATHGVPDDTNAHPHTDCTGRIALVHNGIIENFSSLREWLVERGHTFRSNTDTEVIAHLIEEELKSGGSFEEAMRRALLRLRGSFALGIIYAGEPDRLYFVRNESPLVLGIGRGENFAASDVPAFLEYTKRAVFLDDGEYAILTKDSWIVKNLYTGEVVEKEVQEIEWDLEMAEKSGYEHFTLKEIYEQPRAVRDAIHGNAEVVRKVAEEIAGYDRIFIVAMGTSYHAGLVAKYLFQRLTRRVPIVEEASEFRYEFGEILNERDLVLAITQSGETADTLAAMRLAKERGAKVLAIVNVVGSMATRVADLTLYTHAGPEIGVAATKTYTTQLTVLTMLAIELARILGTTDGEELRRLEENLKAVPELMEKVLGHDGALRELAEGLLGREDFFYIARGINVPTALEGALKLKEISYVHAEGLSAGELKHGPLALLENGVPVVAIAPGGRTFDKMVANIEEARARGAHVIGLGEEPELRDISDVFIEMPGMDELLTPIVYALPLQLLAYHLSVLRGNDPDRPRNLAKSVTVE, from the coding sequence ATGTGCGGCATAATCGGTTACGTTGGAGATAGAAAGGCCTGTGAGGTTATAGTCAGGGGACTCAAGAGGCTCGAGTACAGGGGCTATGACTCCGCGGGTATCGTCACAGGGGATAACGGGAGGCTTTACATAAAGAAGGGTGCAGGGAGGGTTGACGAGCTCAGGGAGAAGCTCGGCTTCCTCCAGATGCCCGGGAAGATCGGCATAGGACACACGCGCTGGGCCACCCACGGCGTTCCGGACGATACCAACGCCCACCCCCACACGGACTGCACGGGGAGGATAGCCCTCGTTCACAACGGCATAATCGAGAACTTCTCCTCCCTGAGGGAATGGCTCGTGGAAAGGGGCCACACCTTCAGGAGCAACACCGATACGGAGGTCATAGCCCACCTCATAGAGGAGGAGCTTAAGTCAGGGGGGAGCTTTGAGGAGGCGATGCGCAGGGCCCTTCTGAGGCTCAGGGGTTCCTTCGCCCTCGGCATAATATACGCCGGGGAACCGGACAGGCTTTACTTCGTCAGGAACGAGAGCCCGCTGGTTCTGGGAATAGGGAGGGGCGAGAACTTCGCCGCGAGCGACGTTCCCGCGTTTCTTGAGTACACCAAAAGGGCGGTCTTCCTTGACGACGGGGAGTACGCCATCCTAACGAAGGACTCGTGGATCGTTAAGAACCTCTACACGGGGGAGGTCGTTGAGAAGGAGGTTCAGGAGATAGAATGGGATCTGGAGATGGCGGAGAAATCGGGTTACGAGCACTTCACCCTCAAGGAGATATACGAACAGCCCCGGGCCGTGAGGGATGCCATACACGGGAACGCCGAAGTCGTAAGGAAGGTGGCCGAGGAGATAGCCGGATACGACAGGATATTCATCGTGGCGATGGGGACTTCATACCACGCGGGCCTCGTCGCCAAGTACCTCTTCCAGAGGCTCACCCGCAGGGTCCCCATCGTTGAGGAGGCAAGCGAGTTCCGTTACGAGTTCGGTGAGATACTGAACGAGAGGGACCTCGTGCTGGCCATAACCCAGAGTGGGGAGACCGCCGATACCCTCGCCGCCATGAGGCTGGCCAAGGAGAGGGGGGCGAAGGTTCTCGCGATCGTCAACGTCGTCGGGAGCATGGCCACGAGGGTGGCGGATCTTACGCTCTACACCCACGCGGGGCCGGAGATAGGGGTGGCGGCGACCAAAACCTACACCACCCAGCTGACGGTCCTCACGATGCTGGCAATAGAGCTGGCGAGGATCCTCGGAACAACCGATGGAGAGGAACTCAGGAGGCTGGAGGAGAACCTTAAGGCCGTTCCAGAGCTGATGGAGAAGGTCCTCGGGCACGATGGAGCACTGAGGGAGCTCGCCGAAGGGCTCCTTGGGAGGGAGGATTTCTTCTACATCGCCAGAGGGATAAACGTTCCCACGGCCCTCGAGGGGGCCCTGAAACTGAAGGAGATAAGCTACGTCCACGCCGAGGGCCTGAGCGCCGGTGAGCTGAAGCACGGGCCCCTCGCCCTGCTCGAGAACGGTGTTCCCGTGGTGGCGATAGCACCGGGTGGAAGGACCTTCGACAAGATGGTGGCCAACATCGAGGAGGCCCGGGCGAGGGGAGCCCACGTGATAGGCCTCGGGGAGGAGCCGGAGCTCCGCGACATCTCGGACGTTTTCATCGAGATGCCCGGGATGGACGAACTCCTTACTCCTATAGTTTACGCCCTTCCACTGCAGCTTCTGGCCTATCACCTCTCCGTCCTGAGGGGTAACGACCCGGACAGACCGAGGAACCTTGCCAAATCCGTTACCGTTGAATGA
- a CDS encoding class I SAM-dependent methyltransferase, whose product MAEYFNRIARRYDDWYGTKTGSYVDRTEKWLVFSMLRSRSGRALDLGCGTGNYTLELKRRGFEVIGLDASEGMLSVARSKGLNCIKGDARDLPFPDGSFNLVLSVTMFEFIHEPEEVVEEIWRVLKPGGEVLIGTMNGRSAWFLFKRLKSLFVETAYRYARFYTPGELEDLLRKAGFKDVESAGVIFFPSFWPFHGLAEKIDRRFCREWKNIAAFIAVRGVKP is encoded by the coding sequence ATGGCGGAGTACTTCAACAGGATAGCCCGGAGGTACGACGACTGGTACGGGACGAAGACGGGCAGTTACGTGGACCGGACCGAGAAGTGGCTCGTTTTCTCGATGCTGCGCTCCAGATCCGGAAGGGCCCTCGACCTCGGCTGTGGAACCGGAAACTACACCCTCGAGCTTAAGAGGAGGGGTTTTGAAGTTATCGGTCTCGACGCCAGCGAGGGCATGCTCTCGGTCGCCCGTTCAAAGGGTCTGAACTGCATCAAAGGGGACGCCCGCGATCTGCCCTTCCCGGACGGGAGCTTTAACCTCGTTCTCAGCGTCACGATGTTCGAGTTCATCCACGAGCCCGAGGAGGTTGTGGAAGAGATATGGAGGGTTCTAAAACCGGGTGGAGAGGTGCTCATAGGCACGATGAACGGGAGAAGCGCGTGGTTTCTGTTCAAAAGGCTAAAAAGCCTTTTCGTTGAGACGGCCTACAGGTACGCCCGCTTCTACACACCGGGAGAGCTCGAGGATCTCCTCAGGAAGGCCGGTTTCAAGGACGTTGAGAGCGCCGGGGTGATATTCTTCCCCTCCTTCTGGCCCTTCCACGGCCTTGCGGAGAAAATTGACAGGAGGTTCTGCAGGGAATGGAAGAACATCGCGGCCTTTATAGCCGTGAGGGGGGTCAAGCCCTGA
- a CDS encoding peptide transporter — translation MVKTDVKEKRKGRREKSSSGAYYEKFKAYGLPLIALLLAYWGFRIRNLTSNYRTFLDPDTFFHYEMYRQAITDWIPKYFAYADPPTGVKAAGYLGLYTIQAAFYKVVSVFGYDQLGAFKLWPPFVGAVSIIAIYFLGKKLHSNWAGLWAAAFMMFSYANFSKTYSGNNRGEGPFMMFFLIAVFLLMAYLDEKEWNWKKIASGLFFLIASVLYMAAWGGSVFGVGILLLFAGTTILVYFIFGQLDALRVFVRDFFPLFGLSLLLGLGLSYTGFVGIRGFLIFAIEVFVALSLLAGIMLYGERFGLNYSDGKHRFGTVLAIAVVGFLAFYGYFGRDLAKFLGGATQSNPLYQTVAELAKTDWDTIKGYYSVKSKDALMFLLSVVGFGIVAARFVRKLVRNDLTGHKEIFLFAYYLGSVYLLILAVRFVFQASGAILLLAGVAVGEIFLYVEAMRESVSTKALYAVLLVLLFVPLPLIGAQYTGGIAKNTAKSGGSVPTDWVNELNWLRNNSNSLDSATSWWDYGYWIESSLLSHRRSATDGGHAYDRRYIVADFFSHYGNESEVDFEAWELNYLITWQQDIYKFNAISYLGGAITYGEYEHNPMFQLLPRNYIQYKNESGKTVVYINAGEYSYQPAMTIDLTNGRMIAGRGDIPYVLYVFSNYGLLAYQKIAFSNFFRLAFHIPFSFQQWDAQKLFANFKPAHNSGGVSTYEFRPFAVYRIDRFDNGTWEPFYSTLSGGKLPIGEQRLRLWISAFGRDVKNATLIFEAYNGSSLVEREVLAGGLNMDHLNEVPVEVNLTVPNATGYRFLLLQDGPVGVLDGPVYVDGKSVNPSYVLDEGSSGELKLTAAFRKEHTVDLYLRASLVYYVAPNGKDIYRDEFYLEPHQDIVAYVPVEKGISVAAGDNGITAKASMPRDVFESYINELYQKYGKDKVVVVRKRVEPIFITKKAYVVWEG, via the coding sequence ATGGTCAAGACGGACGTTAAGGAGAAAAGGAAGGGGAGGAGGGAAAAGTCCTCTTCCGGAGCTTACTATGAAAAGTTCAAGGCCTACGGGCTACCCCTGATAGCCCTCCTGCTGGCTTACTGGGGTTTCAGGATAAGGAACCTCACCTCGAACTACAGGACCTTTCTCGACCCGGATACCTTCTTCCACTACGAGATGTACAGGCAGGCGATAACTGACTGGATCCCGAAGTACTTCGCCTACGCCGATCCCCCAACGGGGGTAAAGGCGGCCGGTTACCTTGGGCTCTACACCATACAGGCGGCCTTTTATAAGGTGGTCTCCGTATTTGGCTACGATCAACTCGGGGCCTTCAAGCTCTGGCCACCCTTCGTGGGGGCGGTTAGCATAATAGCCATTTACTTCCTCGGAAAGAAGCTCCACTCAAACTGGGCCGGCCTCTGGGCGGCCGCCTTCATGATGTTCTCCTACGCCAACTTCAGCAAGACCTACTCGGGCAACAACCGCGGTGAAGGGCCCTTCATGATGTTCTTCCTTATAGCAGTGTTCCTGCTCATGGCTTACCTCGACGAGAAGGAGTGGAACTGGAAGAAAATAGCCTCCGGGCTCTTCTTCCTCATCGCAAGCGTCCTCTACATGGCGGCATGGGGAGGAAGCGTCTTCGGCGTTGGAATACTCCTCCTCTTCGCGGGAACCACGATACTCGTTTACTTCATCTTCGGCCAGCTCGACGCCCTCAGGGTCTTCGTCAGGGACTTCTTCCCCCTCTTCGGCCTGTCGCTCCTCCTCGGGCTGGGCCTTTCCTACACGGGCTTCGTGGGCATAAGGGGCTTCCTCATCTTCGCCATAGAGGTCTTCGTGGCCCTGAGCCTTCTGGCGGGGATAATGCTCTACGGTGAAAGGTTCGGCCTCAACTACTCCGACGGGAAGCATCGCTTTGGAACGGTTCTGGCCATAGCCGTTGTCGGTTTTCTGGCTTTCTACGGCTACTTCGGCAGGGATCTTGCAAAGTTCCTCGGGGGGGCCACGCAGTCGAACCCGCTCTACCAGACGGTGGCGGAGCTCGCAAAGACCGACTGGGACACGATAAAGGGCTACTACAGCGTCAAGAGTAAGGACGCCCTGATGTTCCTCCTCTCGGTGGTCGGCTTCGGTATAGTTGCCGCAAGGTTCGTGAGGAAGCTGGTCAGGAACGATCTTACGGGCCATAAGGAGATATTCCTCTTCGCCTACTACCTCGGTTCCGTATACCTTCTTATCTTAGCCGTCCGTTTCGTGTTTCAAGCTTCGGGAGCCATACTCCTGCTCGCTGGAGTGGCCGTTGGGGAGATCTTCCTCTACGTTGAGGCCATGAGGGAAAGCGTCTCCACGAAAGCCCTCTACGCGGTCCTGCTGGTGCTCCTCTTCGTCCCGCTTCCGCTGATAGGTGCCCAGTACACGGGGGGTATAGCGAAGAACACGGCGAAAAGCGGGGGGTCGGTTCCGACGGACTGGGTGAACGAACTCAACTGGCTCAGGAACAACAGCAACTCCCTCGACAGTGCAACGAGCTGGTGGGACTACGGCTACTGGATAGAGAGCTCCCTCCTCAGCCACAGGAGGAGCGCCACGGACGGTGGCCACGCTTACGACAGGCGTTACATAGTTGCGGACTTCTTCTCCCACTACGGCAACGAAAGTGAGGTGGATTTCGAGGCGTGGGAACTGAACTACCTGATAACATGGCAGCAGGACATATACAAGTTCAACGCCATAAGCTACCTCGGCGGTGCCATAACCTACGGGGAATACGAGCACAACCCGATGTTCCAGCTCCTCCCGAGGAATTACATCCAGTACAAAAACGAGAGCGGGAAGACGGTCGTTTACATAAACGCGGGTGAGTACTCCTACCAGCCCGCCATGACCATCGATCTCACGAACGGTCGGATGATAGCGGGCCGTGGAGACATCCCCTACGTCCTTTACGTCTTCTCCAATTACGGGCTGCTGGCCTATCAGAAGATAGCCTTCAGCAACTTCTTCCGGCTGGCGTTCCACATACCCTTCTCCTTCCAGCAGTGGGACGCTCAGAAGCTCTTTGCCAACTTCAAGCCGGCCCATAACTCCGGTGGTGTCTCCACTTATGAGTTCAGGCCCTTCGCGGTTTACAGGATCGACAGGTTCGACAACGGAACCTGGGAGCCGTTCTACAGCACCCTCAGTGGCGGAAAGCTCCCCATTGGAGAGCAGAGGCTCAGGCTGTGGATATCGGCCTTTGGAAGGGACGTTAAGAACGCCACGCTCATCTTCGAAGCCTACAACGGCAGTTCGCTTGTGGAGAGGGAAGTCCTCGCCGGGGGGCTGAACATGGACCACCTGAACGAGGTCCCGGTAGAGGTTAACCTGACGGTGCCCAACGCCACCGGCTACCGCTTCCTCCTCCTTCAGGACGGCCCCGTGGGGGTGCTCGACGGACCCGTCTACGTGGACGGAAAATCCGTTAACCCGAGCTACGTTCTCGATGAAGGGAGTAGCGGTGAGCTCAAACTCACCGCCGCCTTCAGGAAGGAGCATACCGTTGACCTCTACCTGAGGGCGAGCCTCGTCTATTACGTGGCGCCCAACGGGAAGGACATCTATCGGGATGAGTTCTACCTTGAACCCCATCAGGACATCGTAGCCTACGTTCCGGTGGAGAAGGGGATAAGCGTCGCCGCTGGCGACAACGGGATAACCGCTAAAGCATCGATGCCCCGGGACGTTTTCGAATCCTACATCAACGAACTCTACCAGAAGTACGGTAAGGATAAGGTCGTCGTGGTCAGAAAGCGCGTTGAGCCGATCTTCATAACGAAGAAGGCCTACGTCGTATGGGAGGGCTGA
- a CDS encoding PCNA-inhibitor, whose translation MDGKLDDFLANATGSQEREPDKKKRRLKSTSLESFLPEEQINYFKKLRIGSKKMRNAKIDGL comes from the coding sequence ATGGACGGAAAGCTCGACGACTTTCTCGCGAACGCGACCGGGAGTCAGGAAAGGGAACCGGATAAAAAGAAGAGGCGCCTGAAATCAACCAGTCTGGAATCTTTCCTACCCGAAGAACAGATAAACTACTTCAAAAAGCTCAGGATCGGCTCCAAGAAGATGAGGAACGCGAAGATAGACGGCCTATAA
- a CDS encoding methyltransferase domain-containing protein, translating into MLEGITAEDIEEAVEMIKGGRERKLREKHGEKWELVVEVARARIRAGDKFSRNDLWMDLEGLRYATHEAVARYRAERLGEMGVESIADVSCGVGIQLIFYAMKVKRAYGIDIDPLKLEFARRNAEIYGVSNVEFINADSLSPETVERIDAEVIFSDPARPPEAPERRLEDLLPSPLKVYELYRARTDSFIFDLPPQMARERVPWRGEFEYIDLFGALNRLTFYTEPLARAERSAVILPAGVRLENDPNLENIVEWSDEPGEYLYEIPQGIDRADLINELFHTLRADVRMLLREKRRVLATGDEELRSPYLKRTYAIVGIVPFHPLRINDLLRREGFGRATLRVSVPDRDYWKLRKRIEANLRGERRAFVFKLGERAIVAEEL; encoded by the coding sequence ATGCTCGAAGGGATCACCGCGGAGGATATCGAGGAAGCCGTTGAGATGATAAAGGGCGGAAGGGAAAGAAAACTCCGCGAGAAGCACGGCGAGAAGTGGGAGCTCGTTGTGGAGGTGGCGAGGGCCAGAATAAGGGCCGGAGACAAGTTCTCGAGGAACGACCTCTGGATGGACCTGGAGGGCCTTCGCTACGCCACCCACGAGGCCGTGGCGAGGTACCGTGCCGAACGTCTGGGTGAGATGGGGGTTGAGAGCATAGCGGACGTCTCCTGCGGTGTTGGAATCCAGCTGATCTTCTACGCCATGAAGGTTAAGCGGGCCTACGGGATTGACATAGACCCCCTAAAACTCGAGTTCGCCCGAAGGAACGCCGAGATCTACGGCGTCAGCAACGTGGAGTTCATCAACGCCGATTCCCTGTCCCCGGAAACCGTGGAGAGGATCGATGCGGAGGTTATCTTCTCCGATCCGGCCAGACCACCCGAGGCGCCGGAGAGAAGGCTTGAGGACCTGCTCCCGAGCCCCCTGAAGGTTTACGAGCTCTACAGAGCCAGAACCGACTCGTTCATCTTCGACCTGCCGCCGCAGATGGCTCGCGAAAGGGTCCCGTGGCGGGGCGAGTTCGAGTACATCGACCTCTTCGGGGCCCTCAACAGGCTGACCTTCTACACCGAACCCCTCGCCAGGGCCGAGAGGAGCGCCGTGATCCTGCCGGCCGGGGTCAGGCTCGAGAACGATCCGAACCTCGAGAACATCGTGGAATGGTCGGATGAACCCGGGGAGTACCTCTACGAGATCCCTCAGGGCATCGATCGTGCGGACCTTATAAACGAGCTCTTCCACACCCTGAGGGCGGACGTAAGGATGCTCCTGCGCGAGAAGAGGCGCGTTCTTGCAACGGGAGATGAAGAACTCAGGAGTCCCTATCTCAAAAGGACCTACGCCATAGTTGGGATCGTTCCGTTCCATCCCCTCAGGATAAACGACCTCCTCAGGAGGGAGGGTTTCGGCAGAGCAACGCTCAGGGTAAGCGTGCCCGATCGGGACTACTGGAAGCTGAGAAAGAGGATAGAGGCGAACCTTAGAGGTGAAAGGAGGGCCTTCGTCTTCAAACTCGGCGAGAGGGCTATAGTGGCCGAGGAATTATAG
- a CDS encoding ubiquitin-like small modifier protein 1 — translation MEVRVRFYATFRELMGTKEVEVHSVKTVGELIEYLSKHYNPEIKKELLETERVNEQKPVDGMILVNGHNVLHLKGLETELKDDDVVHIFPPAGGG, via the coding sequence ATGGAAGTGAGGGTGAGGTTTTACGCGACTTTCCGGGAGCTTATGGGCACCAAGGAAGTTGAGGTCCACAGCGTTAAAACTGTGGGGGAGCTCATAGAGTACCTGTCAAAGCACTACAACCCTGAGATCAAAAAAGAGCTCCTTGAAACGGAGCGCGTCAACGAGCAGAAGCCCGTCGATGGAATGATACTCGTGAACGGGCACAACGTCCTCCACCTGAAGGGCCTTGAGACCGAACTGAAGGATGATGACGTCGTCCACATATTCCCTCCCGCGGGTGGTGGGTGA
- a CDS encoding peroxiredoxin, protein MNPLEVKVIDEDGREVSLGDVILGKWTVLYVYSKDNTPGCTTEAREFTELLPEFGRLGFEVVGVSKDSLRSHRRFKEKHNLKVRLLSDPGAELIRALGAWGKKKRYGKEYEGVIRSTFIFNPEGKIVWKKINVRAKGHAARVLEAARKLVEESRKEVTP, encoded by the coding sequence GTGAACCCTCTGGAGGTTAAGGTTATTGACGAAGACGGAAGGGAGGTAAGCCTCGGGGATGTCATCCTCGGGAAGTGGACGGTTCTCTACGTGTACTCAAAGGACAACACGCCCGGTTGCACCACCGAGGCCAGAGAATTCACGGAGCTTCTCCCGGAGTTCGGAAGGCTGGGCTTTGAGGTCGTGGGGGTTTCGAAGGATTCCCTGAGAAGCCACAGGAGGTTCAAGGAGAAGCACAACCTGAAGGTCCGGCTGCTCAGTGATCCCGGGGCGGAGCTGATAAGGGCCCTCGGGGCGTGGGGAAAGAAGAAGCGTTACGGAAAGGAGTACGAAGGGGTGATAAGGAGCACCTTCATCTTCAACCCGGAGGGGAAGATTGTGTGGAAGAAGATCAACGTCCGTGCAAAAGGGCACGCCGCCAGGGTGCTTGAAGCGGCAAGGAAGCTCGTGGAAGAATCACGGAAGGAAGTGACGCCATGA